A section of the Hippea sp. KM1 genome encodes:
- a CDS encoding FtsK/SpoIIIE family DNA translocase, with the protein MRRVSGFVLFVLFVSLILFLALISYNFGDVFYPHTRIRNFIGLFGANVSYFILNRFGIAGYLAPLLLALSSFSYLKSPLKFGRSVIFWIIFLILFDIILYALIGINRANLTRNGFFLCGALGYMLGSSVEFFLGKIGTFLIVLPVSLGALYLSQKEFISTIIQKIPHKSKAIEKPKEQASSKKKVKIEPPEEENPKEQPQQAEENRTQDSKPVQEDKTDTPFEIDTQYLKNKKEETLDQIQTKTEDGYTFPPIDLLDEPLKVGDDELNREEIEENARKLEEKLKHFGVEGKVVSVKPGPVVTMYEFRPKSGIKISKIANLYNDLALAMEAMSVRIIAPVPGKAVVGIEISNRNRQTVFMREILSSKTFINSSSKLTLGLGKDTVGSPFVADLTRMPHLLIAGATGSGKSVSLNTMIISILYKAKPDEVKFVMIDPKILELSIYDGIPHMMMPVVTDPKEAAAALSALINEMETRYKIMYEAGVRNIEGFNKKAKANQIDYPPMPYIVVVVDELADLMMTSGKKVEMYIERLAQKARASGIHMIVATQRPSVDVVTGLIKANFPARISFKVTSKVDSRTILDTQGAEALLGRGDMLFMQPGSSTLERIHGAFISDNEIKRITDFVKSQGEPEYNEELMEATKEVSQIDDDEELDPMFDEAVQIIKEGGNPSISYLQRRLKIGYNKAARIVEQMEKKGILSKPDHRGKREILI; encoded by the coding sequence ATGAGAAGAGTCAGCGGTTTCGTTCTGTTTGTCCTTTTTGTTTCCTTGATACTGTTCCTTGCGCTAATCTCATACAACTTTGGTGATGTGTTCTATCCGCACACCAGGATAAGGAACTTCATAGGGCTTTTTGGCGCCAATGTCTCATACTTCATCTTAAACAGATTTGGCATAGCGGGCTATCTTGCTCCGCTCCTTCTTGCCTTAAGCTCCTTCTCCTATCTAAAAAGCCCGTTGAAATTTGGAAGGAGCGTAATATTCTGGATCATATTTTTGATACTGTTTGATATTATACTGTATGCCTTGATAGGCATAAACAGAGCTAACTTAACAAGAAACGGCTTCTTTCTCTGCGGTGCTTTGGGTTATATGCTGGGCTCCTCGGTGGAGTTCTTCTTGGGCAAGATAGGCACATTCCTGATCGTTTTGCCTGTATCTTTGGGGGCGCTATACCTAAGCCAGAAGGAGTTTATTTCAACCATAATCCAGAAGATACCACACAAGAGCAAAGCTATAGAAAAACCCAAGGAGCAAGCCAGCTCAAAAAAAAAAGTTAAAATAGAGCCACCCGAGGAGGAAAACCCGAAAGAGCAGCCGCAGCAGGCAGAGGAAAACCGCACCCAGGATTCAAAACCCGTCCAGGAAGACAAAACAGATACACCCTTTGAGATAGACACCCAATACCTGAAAAACAAAAAAGAAGAAACACTTGACCAAATACAGACAAAAACAGAAGACGGATACACATTCCCGCCTATTGACCTATTGGATGAACCCCTAAAGGTGGGGGATGATGAACTAAACAGGGAAGAGATAGAGGAAAACGCCAGAAAACTCGAGGAAAAGCTCAAGCACTTCGGCGTTGAGGGTAAGGTTGTCAGCGTAAAGCCGGGGCCTGTGGTTACGATGTATGAATTCAGGCCCAAATCCGGCATTAAGATAAGCAAAATAGCCAACCTATACAACGATCTGGCGCTGGCCATGGAGGCCATGTCGGTAAGGATCATAGCGCCAGTGCCGGGCAAGGCGGTCGTAGGCATAGAGATATCCAACAGAAACAGGCAGACCGTATTCATGAGGGAGATCTTATCGTCCAAGACATTTATCAACTCATCATCCAAGCTAACCTTGGGGCTTGGCAAGGATACGGTGGGAAGCCCCTTCGTTGCAGACCTGACCAGGATGCCCCATCTGCTGATAGCAGGTGCAACAGGCTCAGGCAAAAGCGTCTCACTGAACACCATGATAATAAGCATACTCTATAAGGCCAAGCCGGATGAGGTTAAGTTTGTTATGATAGACCCCAAGATCTTAGAGCTTTCCATATACGACGGCATACCGCACATGATGATGCCGGTTGTAACCGATCCAAAAGAGGCCGCAGCAGCCCTAAGCGCACTGATAAACGAAATGGAAACCCGATACAAGATCATGTATGAAGCGGGCGTCAGAAACATCGAGGGATTCAACAAAAAGGCAAAGGCGAATCAAATCGACTATCCACCCATGCCCTATATCGTTGTTGTGGTTGATGAGCTTGCCGACCTCATGATGACATCGGGCAAGAAGGTGGAGATGTATATCGAAAGACTGGCGCAAAAGGCCAGGGCAAGCGGCATACACATGATCGTCGCCACGCAAAGGCCCAGTGTTGATGTGGTGACGGGCCTGATTAAGGCCAACTTCCCTGCAAGGATATCGTTTAAGGTCACATCCAAGGTCGACTCAAGAACGATCCTTGACACCCAGGGTGCAGAAGCCCTGCTCGGCAGGGGTGATATGCTGTTTATGCAGCCCGGCTCATCAACATTAGAGAGAATCCATGGCGCATTCATCAGCGATAACGAAATCAAACGCATTACGGATTTTGTGAAATCCCAGGGCGAACCGGAATACAACGAGGAGTTGATGGAGGCCACAAAAGAGGTGAGCCAAATAGACGACGATGAGGAGTTAGACCCCATGTTTGATGAGGCCGTGCAGATCATAAAAGAGGGCGGAAACCCCAGCATATCTTACTTGCAGAGGCGATTGAAAATAGGATACAATAAAGCTGCAAGAATTGTTGAACAGATGGAAAAAAAAGGTATACTATCAAAACCCGATCACAGGGGAAAAAGGGAAATCCTGATTTAG
- a CDS encoding aspartate kinase → MALIVQKYGGTSVGSLERIRIVAQHIKETADKGNKVVAIVSAMAGETDKLIKMAKELSDRPSEREMDLLLSSGERISSALVAIRLNAIGAKAVAMTGRQCGIITDEVHTKARIKSINTENIMKHLDDGEIVIVAGFQGISHTTGDVTTLGRGGSDTTAVAIAAALKADVCEIYTDVDGIYTADPRIVKNARKLDKISYSEMMELASLGAKVLQIRSVEFGMKYNVPIMVLSSFTFNPGTLVTKEDKEMEKIVVSGIAQDKNQARLKINKVEDRPGVAAKIFEEIAANNINVDMIVQNVSDDGKTTDISFTVQRDEADKAFDVLKRLAEELKAGEVSINKDVAKVSVVGVGMRSHPGVAAKMFETLARENINIRAISTSEIKISCLIDEKYTELAVRSLHEAFGLDKE, encoded by the coding sequence ATGGCTCTTATTGTTCAGAAATACGGTGGGACAAGCGTTGGGTCCTTAGAGAGAATCAGAATTGTGGCCCAGCATATCAAGGAGACAGCAGACAAAGGCAATAAGGTAGTCGCCATAGTATCGGCTATGGCAGGCGAAACAGATAAATTAATCAAGATGGCCAAGGAGCTATCCGACCGCCCAAGTGAAAGGGAGATGGACCTGCTCCTATCAAGCGGCGAGCGCATATCCAGCGCTCTGGTGGCCATAAGGCTCAATGCCATAGGGGCAAAGGCCGTGGCCATGACAGGAAGACAGTGCGGCATAATAACCGATGAGGTCCATACCAAGGCAAGGATAAAATCCATCAATACAGAGAACATCATGAAGCATTTGGACGACGGCGAGATAGTGATCGTTGCAGGATTCCAGGGGATAAGCCATACAACGGGTGATGTCACAACCCTGGGAAGGGGTGGCTCAGACACAACGGCTGTGGCCATAGCCGCAGCGCTTAAGGCCGATGTATGCGAGATATACACCGATGTTGATGGCATATACACAGCAGACCCAAGGATAGTCAAAAACGCAAGGAAGCTGGATAAGATAAGCTATTCTGAGATGATGGAGCTTGCAAGTTTGGGTGCTAAGGTCTTACAGATACGCTCCGTTGAGTTTGGTATGAAGTATAATGTTCCTATAATGGTGCTTTCCAGCTTTACCTTCAATCCAGGGACATTAGTAACAAAGGAGGATAAGGAAATGGAGAAGATCGTTGTTTCCGGCATAGCTCAGGATAAGAATCAGGCGAGACTTAAGATAAACAAGGTTGAAGACAGACCCGGCGTTGCTGCCAAGATATTTGAAGAGATAGCCGCAAACAACATAAATGTCGACATGATCGTTCAGAATGTTAGCGATGACGGAAAAACCACGGATATTTCCTTTACCGTTCAGAGGGATGAGGCGGATAAGGCGTTTGATGTATTAAAGAGACTGGCCGAGGAGCTAAAAGCCGGTGAGGTTAGCATAAACAAGGATGTCGCCAAGGTCTCCGTTGTCGGTGTGGGTATGAGGTCTCATCCGGGCGTTGCTGCCAAGATGTTTGAGACATTGGCAAGGGAGAACATAAACATAAGGGCTATATCGACCTCAGAGATAAAGATATCGTGTCTGATTGATGAAAAATACACAGAGCTTGCCGTAAGATCCCTGCATGAAGCATTTGGTCTTGATAAAGAATAG
- a CDS encoding acetyl-CoA carboxylase carboxyltransferase subunit alpha — translation MFLLDFEKPIYEIEEQIENLKKMAEERGLDVKQEIEQLENKKNQILKKEFENLSIDKIIKIARHPNRPYTLDYIERIIDDFTEVHGDRHFADDKAIVAGFGYLDGQRVAIIGHQKGKNTKDNLYRNFGMANPEGYRKSQRIMKLAEKFNMPIITFVDTPGAYPGIGAEERGQSEAIAVNLYTMFKVSVPVVSIITGEGGSGGALAIAVGDRIGMLEFSIYGVISPEGCSSILWRDASHSIEAAKAMKVTAKDLYELGVIDEIIKEPIGGAHRNYDEMANRVKGFITKSLGELTKLSKKKLLAKRWEKWRKMTTQFL, via the coding sequence ATGTTTTTGCTGGACTTTGAAAAACCCATCTATGAGATAGAGGAGCAGATAGAAAACCTAAAGAAGATGGCAGAAGAGCGGGGATTGGATGTAAAACAGGAGATAGAACAGTTAGAAAACAAGAAAAACCAGATACTCAAGAAGGAGTTTGAGAACCTCTCCATAGACAAGATTATAAAGATCGCAAGACACCCAAACAGGCCTTATACATTGGATTATATCGAGCGTATAATTGACGATTTTACAGAGGTGCACGGCGATAGGCACTTTGCAGACGATAAGGCCATCGTGGCCGGGTTTGGATATTTAGACGGACAAAGGGTGGCAATCATCGGCCATCAGAAGGGTAAAAACACAAAGGACAACCTATACAGAAACTTCGGCATGGCCAACCCGGAGGGATACAGGAAATCCCAGAGGATCATGAAGCTGGCCGAAAAGTTCAATATGCCCATAATAACATTTGTCGACACACCCGGCGCATATCCAGGCATTGGGGCTGAGGAGAGGGGACAATCCGAGGCCATAGCGGTAAACTTATACACCATGTTCAAGGTGAGCGTGCCTGTGGTTAGCATCATAACCGGCGAGGGTGGCTCAGGCGGTGCTTTGGCTATAGCTGTGGGTGATAGGATAGGCATGCTTGAGTTTTCCATATACGGGGTCATATCGCCTGAGGGGTGCTCATCGATCCTATGGAGGGATGCCAGCCACTCCATTGAGGCAGCCAAAGCCATGAAGGTAACGGCCAAGGATCTGTATGAACTTGGCGTGATCGATGAGATAATCAAAGAGCCCATAGGCGGCGCTCACAGGAATTACGATGAGATGGCAAACAGGGTAAAGGGGTTCATAACAAAGAGCCTCGGAGAGCTTACAAAACTCTCCAAGAAAAAGCTGCTTGCCAAGAGATGGGAAAAATGGAGAAAGATGACAACGCAGTTTCTATAG